In Primulina eburnea isolate SZY01 chromosome 14, ASM2296580v1, whole genome shotgun sequence, the following proteins share a genomic window:
- the LOC140811697 gene encoding uncharacterized protein: MRLNAESLSARIKGFCLVFLIFSLMWVFLVFSFLKVGSLCFSLINCIMAFVSVFREIFRKPTIRDVVSEMMVFMLPIWVAVLFGVLVGWAWRPKWAKLNVDFLDYYALKKGEVEPLSNNLLIPSSGSGVLYPQFAASVPSLSSLKLQLSSCISWIYSSRHANEGSLFPSVSNSDSSWSEVEKEKSSLVNNDDLRHLYNLVEEKDGGLPWIQMMDRSTTNMSYQAWRRDPEIGPPQYRSRTIYENATPEMLRDFFWDDEFRAKWDDMLIHAETIEECPKTGTMMVRWVRKFPFFCSDREYIIGRRIWESGRTYYCITKGIPYSSVSRHSKPRRVDLYYSSWCIRTAESKRDGQLTACEVLLFHHEDMGIPWEIAKLGVRQGMWGAVKKIDPGLRAYQKHRTSGAAGLSHCAVMAQINTKFSAASLQTPEIRSDASESESSSSLPGKPLARSTTKGLLVGGAIILACTLDRGLLTKALIFGVARRFCTRGL, encoded by the exons ATGCGCCTGAATGCTGAATCTTTGTCCGCTCGAATCAAGGGTTTTTGTTTGGTTTTCTTGATCTTTTCCTTAATGTGGGTTTTCTTggttttttcttttcttaagGTTGGAAGTCTTTGTTTTTCGTTGATTAATTGTATCATGGCTTTCGTTTCTGTTTTTCGTGAGATTTTTCGAAAACCTACgattagagatgtggtttctgAGATGATGGTGTTCATGTTGCCCATCTGGGTAGCGGTTCTTTTTGGAGTTTTGGTTGGTTGGGCGTGGAGGCCTAAATGGGCCAAGCTAAATGTTGATTTTCTTGATTATTACGCTTTGAAGAAAGGGGAAGTGGAGCCGTTGTCGAATAATTTGTTAATTCCTTCTTCGGGATCAGGGGTTCTGTATCCACAATTTGCCGCCTCGGTACCAAGCTTGAGTTCATTGAAACTGCAGCTGTCCAGCTGCATTTCTTGGATttatagttctaggcatgcgaATGAAGGCTCGTTATTTCCTTCAGTTTCAAATTCTGATTCCAG ttggtcggaGGTAGAGAAAGAGAAATCGAGTCTAGTGAATAACGATGATCTAAGACATTTGTATAATTTGGTCGAGGAAAAAGATGGGGGTCTTCCTTGGATTCAAATGATGGATAGGTCCACAACCAATATGAGTTATCAAGCTTGGAGAAGAGATCCTGAG ATTGGACCTCCACAATATCGTAGTAGAACTATTTATGAAAATGCCACTCCTGAAATGTTAAGGGATTTCTTTTGGGACGATGAGTTTAGAGCAAAATGGGATGACATGCTTATACATGCCGAAACAATTGAGGAATGCCCCAAAACTGGGACAATGATGGTTCGGTGGGTACGGAAG TTTCCCTTCTTTTGTAGTGATAGAGAATACATCATAGGTCGGAGAATTTGGGAATCAGGTCGAACTTACTACTGTATAACAAAG GGTATACCATACTCCTCTGTATCACGACACAGCAAACCAAGACGTGTTGATTTGTATTATTCTAGTTGGTGCATTCGTACAG CTGAATCAAAAAGAGATGGTCAGCTAACGGCATGCGAAGTCCTGTTATTCCATCATGAAGACATGGGTATTCCTTGGGAAATAGCAAAACTTGGTGTACGCCAAGGCATGTGGGGTGCAGTGAAAAAGATCGATCCTGGCTTGCGTGCTTACCAGAAACACAGGACTTCTGGAGCTGCTGGGCTCTCACACTGTGCAGTGATGGCCCAAATTAACACGAAATTCAGTGCCGCATCCTTGCAAACCCCAGAGATCAGAAGTGATGCATCAGAGAGTGAATCTTCGAGTAGCTTACCTGGTAAACCATTGGCAAGATCTACAACTAAGGGTCTTCTTGTTGGTGGGGCCATCATCCTTGCTTGTACTCTTGATCGTGGACTCTTGACTAAGGCTCTTATATTCGGAGTTGCTAGAAGATTTTGCACGAGGGGGTTATGA
- the LOC140811256 gene encoding uncharacterized protein: protein MEASVMQMMGVSWRRWKAQVKATSYDPNIPLRELVSIRPVPHDLTPEVWQTLCHYWKSNESTSKINRENGSKKRGIHAQGRTNIASLEYKFFQENGRKPTRIEILHLSRQSKKKGGALVDDEAIRVEDLLNDAVQRHLQDKPEGTQPTEVHEDAFREIFGHEHSGRVRCLGAGALPSQVFPDQYKCRLFLTQSNLPTSDVTNKLREMEDKLKSVEEQRLEEMERMRQIHEHQLQNFTRVIQSMITGSAGGSRGPELLPTQMAAIMADIMQQQTKTPQNAHESRRSPSMSKSDSD, encoded by the exons ATGGAAGCTAGTGTGATGCAGATGATGGGAGTTTCATGGAGGCGATGGAAGGCCCAAGTTAAAGCTACTTCTTATGATCCGAATATTCCATTAAGGGAACTTGTGTCAATTCGCCCCGTTCCCCATGATCTTACGCCAGAAGTATGGCAAACTTTGTGTCATTACTGGAAGTCTAATGAG AGCACTTCAAAAATAAATCGAGAAAATGGGAGTAAAAAAAGAGGGATACATGCACAAGGACGGACAAATATTGCATCTTTGGAATATAAGTTT TTTCAAGAAAATGGCAGAAAACCAACTCGTATTGAAATATTACATTTGAGTCGACAAAGTAAAAAGAAAGGAGGAGCTCTTGTTGATGATGAAGCAATACGAGTTGAG GATTTACTAAATGATGCGGTGCAGCGTCATCTCCAAGACAAGCCCGAAGGAACACAACCAACAGAAGTGCATGAGGATGCATTTCG TGAAATATTTGGACATGAGCATTCTGGTCGGGTTCGATGTCTAGGAGCCGGTGCATTGCCTAGCCAAGTTTTCCCAGATCAGTATAAGTGTAGATTATTTTTAACACAGAGTAATCTCCCTACTTCTGATGTTACTAATAAGTTACGAGAAATGGAAGATAAATTGAAAAGTGTGGAAGAACAAAGGCTAGAAGAAATGGAGCGGATGAGACAGATACATGAACATCAACTCCAAAATTTTACAAGAGTCATTCAAAGTATGATAACTGGAAGTGCTGGAGGATCTCGTGGGCCAGAATTATTACCAACACAG aTGGCAGCTATCATGGCAGATATTATGCAGCAACAGACAAAAACTCCACAAAATGCACATGAAAGTCGAAGATCTCCATCAATGTCAAAGTCAGATAGTGATTAG
- the LOC140812383 gene encoding LOW QUALITY PROTEIN: polyprotein of EF-Ts, chloroplastic (The sequence of the model RefSeq protein was modified relative to this genomic sequence to represent the inferred CDS: deleted 1 base in 1 codon), which produces MAPVLPNSINISLTTGNIFITKRNKFIPRCNITRNYNSPLLPAQNYTLPLSTSLRLFPQFRIGFGSPTKIRTSIARATGTDVAVEAADLSTADSDTAEVTGESSAKSNDIPAQSKRTRSVRKSEMPPLKNEQLIPGATFTGKVRSIQPFGAFVDFGAYTDGLVHVSNLSDSFVKDVASVVAVGQEVTVRLIESNMETGRISLSMRESDDGKQQKDSSRPTRKTGQKSNERKDDVKKKSKFVKGQDLEGTVKNVVRSGAFISLPDGEEGFLPTSEEPDEGFGSLMGGGSSLEIGQEVNVRVLRISRGQVTLTMKKEEDAEELDNKLSKGGVVHTATNPFVLAFRSNKVISDFLDERKNEDGPVETQSQDPDTSVPSATLEESVLSSEITDQTLLSESTGEVAEKKTDYVTSMNEDSSEKPEHAVPFAALEEEKTGAPSPEGNFTSIESQVTTEVAENLGDDITATEVQSHISASEEEDKEAVLQQNGNVSISSGSTDASENGTTTKAAISPAQVKQLREETGAGMMDCKKALSETGGDMVRAQEYLRKKGLASADKKSSRATAEGRIGSYIHDSRIGVLIEVNCETDFVARGDIFKELVEDLAMQVAACPQVQYLNTEDVPKEIVNNERELEMQREDLLSKPEQIRSKIVDGRIKKRVEDMALLEQPFIKDDKIPVKDWVKQTVSTIGENIQVKRFVRYNLGEGLEKKSQDFAAEVAAQTAEKPATTSIKQEPAAVSETTETPPKAMVSATLVKQLREETGAGMMDCKKALAETGGDLEKAQEYLRKKGLSTADKRSSRLASEGRIGSYIHDSRIGVLIEVNCETDFVGRSQNFKELVDDLAMQVVASPQVQYVSIEDIPESIVNDEKQLEMQREDLQSKPENIREKIVEGRILKRLGELALLEQPFIKNDSLFVKDLVKQTVAALGENIKVRRFVRFTLGEVSAAKSVNEAEATVENTVE; this is translated from the exons ATGGCTCCAGTACTCCCGAATTCGATCAATATTTCCCTTACAACCGGGAATATCTTTATAACCAAGAGGAACAAGTTTATACCCAGATGCAACATCACTAGAAACTATAACAGCCCACTATTACCTGCTCAAAACTACACTCTACCATTATCAACATCTTTGAGATTATTTCCCCAGTTTCGAATTGGATTTGGATCACCAACCAAGATTAGAACATCTATTGCACGTGCTACTGGGACTGATGTTGCAGTTGAGGCGGCAGATTTATCTACCGCTGATAGTGATACTGCAGAAGTTACTGGAGAATCTTCTGCCAAATCAAATGACATCCCTGCTCAATCCAAGCGTACAAGATCTGTTAGAAAGAGTGAGATGCCTCCTCTGAAGAATGAACAACTTATTCCTGGAGCAACTTTTACTGGAAAAGTTAGATCTATCCAGCCGTTTGGTGCTTTTGTCGATTTTGGAGCTTATACAGATGGGCTTGTACATGTTTCAAATCTGAGTGATAGCTTTGTGAAGGATGTAGCTAGTGTAGTTGCC GTTGGTCAGGAGGTGACAGTAAGActaattgaatcaaacatggagACGGGACGGATATCCTTGTCCATGCGTGAAAGTGATGATGGAAAGCAACAGAAAGATAGTTCTAGACCTACGAGAAAGACCGGTCAAAAATCTAATGAGAGGAAAGATGATGTGAAGAAAAAGTCAAAGTTTGTGAAGGGACAAGATCTTGAAGGGACTGTAAAAAATGTAGTCAGATCTGGTGCTTTCATCTCTCTTCCTGATGGGGAGGAAGGATTCCTGCCTACATCAGAGGAACCAGATGAGGGATTTGGAAGCCTAATGGGTGGTGGTTCTTCATTGGAGATTGGTCAAGAAGTTAATGTTCGAGTATTGCGCATCAGTAGAGGACAGGTAACTTTGACAATGAAAAAGGAAGAAGATGCTGAGGAGTTGGATAACAAGCTCAGCAAGGGTGGTGTAGTACATACAGCAACTAACCCTTTTGTGTTAGCTTTCCGTAGTAACAAAGTCATCTCTGATTTTTTGGATGAAAGAAAAAATGAGGATGGACCAGTTGAGA CGCAAAGTCAGGATCCAGATACTTCAGTTCCTTCAGCTACACTAGAAGAATCAGTATTATCTAGTGAAATAACTGATCAGACCTTGTTGTCCGAGAGTACGGGAGAAGTTGCGGAGAAGAAAACGGATTATGTGACATCAATGAATGAAGATTCTAGTGAGAAACCTGAACACGCTGTTCCTTTTGCTGCACTGGAGGAAGAAAAGACTGGTGCACCTAGCCCCGAGGGAAATTTCACATCCATAG AAAGTCAGGTTACTACAGAAGTTGCTGAAAACCTGGGAGATGATATAACTGCAACTGAAGTGCAATCACATATTTCTGCTAGCGAAGAGGAAGATAAGGAAGCTGTCCTTCAGCAAAATGGAAATGTCTCAATTTCTAGTGGCTCGACAGATGCTTCTGAAAATGGAACTACCACAAAAG CTGCTATATCTCCTGCTCAAGTCAAGCAATTGCGTGAGGAAACAGGAGCTGGAATGATGGACTGTAAGAAAGCTCTATCAGAAACTGGAGGAGACATGGTTAGAGCTCAGGAATACTTGCGGAAGAAAGGTTTAGCAAGTGCAGATAAGAAATCTAGTAGGGCCACAGCGGAAGGAAGAATTGGTTCATATATCCATGATAGTAGGATTGGTGTCCTGATAGAGGTGAATTGTGAGACAGATTTTGTTGCTCGAGGTGACATTTTCAAGGAATTGGTCGAGGACTTGGCAATGCAAGTGGCGGCATGTCCTCAAGTACAATATCTCAACACTGAAGATGTTCCTAAAGAGATTGTCAATAATGAGAGAGAATTAGAAATGCAGAGGGAAGATCTGTTATCAAAGCCGGAGCAGATTAGATCCAAGATTGTTGATGGGCGGATAAAGAAGAGAGTGGAGGATATGGCCTTACTGGAGCAACCTTTTATCAAAGATGATAAGATACCAGTGAAGGACTGGGTGAAGCAAACCGTTTCAACGATTGGAGAGAATATACAAGTGAAGAGATTTGTGCGCTACAACCTGGGCGAAGGATTGGAAAAAAAGAGCCAAGATTTTGCTGCGGAGGTTGCTGCTCAAACTGCAGAAAAACCTGCAACCACATCCATAAAACAAGAGCCCGCTGCTGTTTCTGAAACCACTGAAAC TCCACCAAAAGCCATGGTTTCAGCTACACTTGTGAAACAACTGCGAGAAGAAACTGGAGCTGGAATGATGGATTGCAAGAAAGCTCTAGCTGAAACTGGAGGAGACCTCGAGAAGGCACAAGAGTACCTAAGAAAGAAGGGCCTTTCAACTGCAGACAAAAGATCTAGCCGACTTGCGTCTGAGGGAAGAATTGGGTCTTATATTCATGATTCTCGTATTGGCGTTTTAATCGAAGTAAATTGTGAAACTGACTTTGTGGGTAGAAGTCAGAACTTCAAAGAACTGGTTGATGATCTCGCAATGCAAGTTGTGGCTTCTCCACAAGTGCAGTACGTATCCATTGAAGATATCCCAGAAAGCATTGTTAATGACGAGAAGCAATTGGAGATGCAAAGAGAAGACCTTCAGTCTAAGCCCGAGAACATAAGAGAGAAGATTGTTGAGGGAAGAATCCTAAAAAGGCTTGGGGAGCTCGCTCTTTTAGAGCAGCCCTTCATAAAAAATGATAGTTTGTTTGTGAAAGACTTGGTAAAGCAGACTGTGGCAGCCCTCGGGGAGAACATTAAAGTCAGGCGGTTTGTCCGTTTCACTCTGGGTGAGGTCAGTGCCGCAAAGTCAGTAAATGAAGCTGAAGCTACGGTTGAAAACACAGTTGAATAA